Proteins found in one Limnohabitans sp. TEGF004 genomic segment:
- a CDS encoding CopD family protein, whose product MLWIKSFHIIFVASWFAGLFYLPRIFVNLASVPEGSDAEEARLLLMARKLMRFTTLLMVPAVALGLVLWLYYGIGLVGVGNGWMHAKLTIVLLALGYHHGCGRLLRKFEARTNTRGHVWYRWFNEIPVVLLTIAVILVVVKPF is encoded by the coding sequence ATGCTTTGGATCAAATCTTTTCACATCATCTTCGTGGCCAGCTGGTTTGCGGGCTTGTTTTACCTGCCGCGCATCTTCGTGAATTTGGCGTCCGTGCCTGAAGGGTCCGACGCTGAAGAAGCCCGCTTGCTACTGATGGCGCGCAAGCTGATGCGCTTCACGACTTTGTTGATGGTGCCTGCGGTGGCCTTAGGCTTGGTGCTGTGGCTGTATTACGGCATTGGCTTGGTTGGCGTGGGCAATGGTTGGATGCATGCCAAGCTCACCATCGTGTTGCTGGCATTGGGCTACCACCACGGCTGCGGCCGCTTGTTGCGCAAGTTCGAAGCGCGCACCAACACGCGTGGCCACGTTTGGTATCGCTGGTTCAACGAGATTCCGGTGGTCTTGCTGACCATTGCCGTGATCTTGGTGGTCGTCAAACCTTTCTAA
- a CDS encoding VanZ family protein, with protein MRKTSAWPLSQICVALIVYASLYPFDHWRDQGIWTWSFLTAPWPKYWLGFDVVANVLGYAPLGFFLTLSAMRMGWQTREVLLSTLAAAVLSLTMEGLQSYLPARVPSLPDFLLNTLGAFMGAVLANSLEHLGLLRRWSQFRERWFVRDAYMALVLMAVWPAALLFPVAVPLGLGQVWERVEDALTSAFEATPFEDWIPLRAFELEPLLPGAELLCVMLGLLVPCLLGFGVIRQAGQRLVYVLVVLGMALGVSALSAALSYGPAHAWTWLDLPVVLGLVFGCVVALLFLPLSARTAWAFLLLAVLVQQSVLNQSPESAYFAQTLQTWEQGRFIRFHGLVQWLGWLWPYAVLMLALGRLSRERSTQN; from the coding sequence ATGCGTAAAACGTCCGCTTGGCCCCTGTCGCAAATTTGCGTGGCGTTGATCGTCTACGCCAGTCTGTATCCGTTTGACCATTGGCGTGACCAAGGCATTTGGACGTGGTCATTTCTCACCGCACCTTGGCCCAAGTATTGGTTGGGGTTTGATGTGGTGGCCAACGTCTTGGGTTACGCCCCGCTGGGCTTTTTCTTAACTTTGAGCGCCATGCGCATGGGCTGGCAAACCCGCGAGGTGTTGCTCTCCACGTTGGCGGCTGCGGTGCTGTCGCTCACGATGGAAGGCCTACAAAGCTACTTGCCAGCGCGCGTGCCATCGTTGCCAGATTTTTTGCTCAACACCTTGGGCGCTTTCATGGGTGCGGTGTTGGCCAATTCGCTCGAGCATTTAGGACTGCTGCGCCGCTGGAGCCAGTTTCGCGAACGTTGGTTTGTGCGTGACGCCTACATGGCCTTGGTGTTGATGGCGGTGTGGCCTGCCGCTTTGTTGTTTCCGGTGGCTGTGCCCCTGGGTTTGGGGCAGGTTTGGGAGCGTGTGGAAGATGCGTTGACCAGCGCTTTTGAAGCCACGCCGTTTGAAGATTGGATTCCGCTGCGTGCCTTTGAGCTGGAGCCTTTGCTGCCAGGCGCTGAGCTGTTGTGCGTGATGTTGGGCTTGCTTGTGCCGTGCTTGTTGGGCTTTGGTGTGATTCGCCAAGCGGGGCAGCGCTTGGTGTATGTGTTGGTGGTGTTGGGCATGGCGTTGGGCGTGAGTGCCTTGTCAGCCGCACTCAGCTACGGCCCCGCGCACGCGTGGACTTGGCTGGACTTGCCTGTGGTGCTGGGCTTGGTTTTTGGTTGTGTGGTGGCTTTGTTGTTCTTGCCGCTGTCGGCCCGCACTGCTTGGGCGTTTTTGTTGCTCGCGGTGTTGGTGCAACAAAGCGTGTTGAACCAGTCACCCGAGAGTGCGTACTTTGCACAGACCTTGCAAACTTGGGAGCAGGGCCGATTCATTCGCTTTCATGGCCTGGTGCAATGGTTGGGCTGGCTGTGGCCCTATGCCGTGTTGATGCTGGCGCTGGGGCGTTTGTCACGTGAGCGCAGCACGCAAAACTAA
- a CDS encoding (2Fe-2S) ferredoxin domain-containing protein: MTQNSYYKHHIFFCLNQRENGQDCCANHGAQETFDHCKAQVKAAGLAGAGGVRVNKAGCLDRCAGGPVAVVYPEGVWYTVMDKSDVNEIVESHLKNGQVVERLVVPAHVGR; the protein is encoded by the coding sequence ATGACTCAAAACTCGTACTACAAACATCACATTTTTTTCTGCCTGAATCAGCGCGAGAACGGCCAAGATTGCTGTGCCAACCACGGCGCACAAGAAACGTTTGACCATTGCAAAGCCCAAGTCAAAGCGGCAGGCCTCGCAGGCGCGGGCGGCGTGCGGGTGAACAAGGCGGGCTGCTTAGACCGCTGCGCAGGCGGCCCCGTGGCGGTGGTGTATCCCGAAGGCGTTTGGTACACGGTGATGGATAAGAGCGATGTGAACGAGATTGTGGAAAGCCACTTGAAAAACGGCCAAGTGGTTGAGCGCTTGGTGGTACCCGCCCACGTGGGGCGTTGA